GTCTAGCATCCGTTGGTAAACGTGCACTACATCGATCAAGTTTAGTGGTATTGCTTGAAGTTAGATCTAGGATGGGGGTATGAAGCTAATCTTAAgagaatatattaatatttaagccTTGTAATCGTTGTTTATTCTAGAAGAGTTTGAAAGACTAGGAAGATATAACCACTTTTGGTCGGCATTAACCTCTCGTGGGGATACGTGTTGAGGCTTTCATTAGGGACCTCTCGTTAGACTTTTAaggatttattattatttttagtgTGATATTTATCCAGTAGAAACCTAAACTTATATAAACTCTTGTTGAATAGCTTTCTTTGACATCATAAATCTATATTGTAGCATTCAAACTTTTATCTTATTAGTTGTTATAATTTTTTTATTCATGTGTTAATTTAAAACTCTAGTGCTTATTATATCTTTTATTCAAATTCTTCATTTTTATGAAATACGTTGTCATGAAGTAGTAACATAAATTAAAGTTAATCATCATCTTTGATATGTGGTTTATAAGTGAGTATATTTTCACGCGTGATAACTACAAGGTACATATGGACAAAAGCTATAAAAATAGCGCTCCTCAGAAATCTAATGCTACTTTTTTTTTCAAGTATGGGCCAGATTGGCTCGCATCCAAAACTTGTCATGCCAAAGATTTGGCAGGCCATGATTTTAGCTAGTATTTGGTTTGCTACCAAAACTTCCCAAACTCTCACACTTACTTTCCAAATCTAtggtaattttttttttcaacttttggcttgccaaatctttAGCATGGCAAATTTTGAAAGTCAACCAAGTATGCCCTATATGACGAAGGACAACTTAATCTCCAAGAGATTAGCTAAAATAATCGGCACTCAGGTCTAGCGGAGCCCACGACGCCACACGTGGATCCACATCACGTTTGACTGGGACTGATGGTTAGGTAAAGGTTATCCATACAGAGAGCCTATCCGGGTTTTACTctcatagaaattgtttttccACTGATTTATTGAATTATGAGTGCCACAATATGCTAGTTTACTAGAGGAAATTTGTCTTTCTAATAAAAATACTAGATAGATTATCCTTTTACCGTACTTGATGAACCATATCATAAGAAATTATTACTGCAGAGTGCTAATGAAAATAAAAAGAAGCGACAATTAATAATAAGACAAGAAAGAGGAAAAAAGGCTTTCGagtgaaagaaaagaaaagagcaaTTGAACCCGTATGGTGTGGGGTCACAAGTATCCACCACACAAAAGCTAGTAATAATAACTATTGGCCAAGAGATATTAAAGGGGCAAAATATTTAGGACAGATTGCGGTGCTGCTGGAGTAGAAAAACTTGAAGTAGAAAAATAAGCGTTGAAAAGTGAAAAGATACTTTcgtaccaaaaaaaaaaacaaaaagaatccGAGCTACGGAGTACTTGAGGAAAAGAAAATCAGGATTTTTGGCCATGATTGTTTTGGTTCTCGTCATATCAATCAATATGTCCCGGTTGTACTGCGAATGAATGGTTTGATGAAAGACACagcaaatccaaatcacaagtagcATCTGTAGCATACAAGAACATAACTGAAATACTGTATTTTACAAGAGCGTCCAAGAGACCCGGGAAGcatacaaatacaaatacaaatacaaatacaaatacaaatacaaatacaCAGCGGGGGAGTAGTAAACTAGTAGTGTTCTGTGTTCAGCACAAACGAAAAGCAGTACGGCAACATGTATCGAGGATCGAATCAAATGAAATATCCTCTTTTTACTGGCACGGGGGCATCAAACATTTTATCATCATATAAGTACATATGCAAGAACCCGTCCCCTTCTTCTGACGGCCCAGTCACAGAACTCGCTGAGCTGCAAACAGAGCATCGGACCTGCGAGATCCAGATGCCTGGCTGCGAGTCCGGCAGCAACaacacggcgtgccgtgccgctGCAAGCCAAGCCTGCAACCACTTGGTACAGGTTTTTTTTAGTCCGGAGAAGGGGTATCGGTTCTTACTCACTTGATGTTCAGCCGCGCGACGTCGCCGCGGCCACGATCGAGATGCCCGTCGGCGCCGAGCTGAACCACGGCGCCGTCGGCACCCAGCAGCAGCAGGGCGCATGCGAGAGCCACCGTCGCCGCGAGGACGGTCGCCTTGGCAAGGGCGGTCACGAGAcggcccccgcccccgccgccgccacggccgaGAGCCCACACGTGCGCGTATAAGAGCAGCGGAGTGAGCACAAGGGTGGCCAGAACCGCCGGGACGAGAGCGGCCGCGGCCAGGCGCGGCGCGAGGCCACCACTCTGCGAAGCGGCCAGGGCCGTGGTCATGGTGTCCGCACCACTACCAAGAAGTTGGAGGCAGCAGAGGAGGGCGTTGAAGCCAAACAGAAAGGTGAGCGCGACGAAGGAATCCATGGCGGAGCAGGTGTGACCGTGCGTGCGTGGAGTTTCTTGTTGGACTAGGCTTCAAATGAAGGGCGAAGCGAAGGAAGGAGATAACTGAGGCCGAGATCGCGGAGGCGGGGCTTTTATAAACAGAATCGCTATAAGTCACTCTGGTTGATTTAGCCGCTGCGACGAGCGATTTTGTGGCCGTCAGATCAGGAATGGTCACGGTGCTCCGTCAGTTGGTAGCGCAAGACGAGACTGCCGGTCCCCACAACATCCTCGTGCACCAGCGTTCCAGGTCCCGTTCGTCTAGAATACACGCACGTACGTCCGTGGTTGATCTGTGTACGCCTGTATATAGCTCCAATGGAATACACGTAGTATATACCATGTACGTCCAGCCCAATatatatttgtattttttttaatttgtgaataatttgtgaacaatttgatgaTATTTGTGAACAGTTTAATATATATTTCTTTGATATCTAAAATCCATAAAAATAATTTGTAAATTTTTCTGAAAATTTTGACATATATTTGGGTTATTATCAAATTACACCACTATATTTAATAAATTACACTGAATAagtcattgtaaatatagtaataatttaatataaatatagataaaagACAGCGTAAGTGTATAGAAAAAAATTAGTTGATAGCAaagccaaacaaaaaaaaatagacgGCACGGGTGGCGATGGCCCCGCGATTCGTGCGCTCGGCCGGATTGATTGGAGTTGGAGGTTTCAAAAGAAAAAGGTGTGCCGTGCGCGGGCCAACCTCACAGTCAGCAGCACTCACCGCAGGTGCCAGGTCATTTGTGTCCTCGTGTAGGTTTCCTATCACCAACGAATGCACCACGTACACTTGCTGCCGTGTGCCGTCGATTGAGAGTGCAGGACAGCTGGGGACATCAAATGTTTGACGCTAACTCAGACATACGAGACTAATctatgagacgaatctattaaacctagCTGATCATGATTTAATAAtattgtgctacagtaaacagtatagattaattatgcttaataattttatctcgtaaattagtttctatctgtgtaattagttttaaaaTTAGCTTATATTTAGTTCTCATAATTAGTTCTCAAACGTCCATGCGACCGTGACTAACTGGATCAAACACCCCGGCCAGCCGCCGTGAACCTGCTGTACAGTAGATGTATCCTGTACTCCGTACCATAGAAAGAATTCCGAAACAAATAAAAAGCACACATGCCTCTGAAATCTCAATGCCAAACAAAAAGGGGCCTGGTCAAGCAACGGCCAGGTGTTTATTTACCATGGATGCAGTTGTTTAAACCATACTAGCTGGCTTTGGATTCATGCGTCCATGTTAAACCCTAAAAAATCGTTTCGtacttagagcaagtataataatatATTGTAAGCTAGCTAAATACTGAGGTGGAGTAGAAaggggaggagaggaaggagaagtGGGCTgtaagtgaaagcatctaggtcttTAGTTggttttcggtgattaatgacgacacgagattactatgactaatgtgtgttttgtagagacaatcTGAGTTAGGTCATAATaatagaaattgattgggcaatcatggttgtcatgtctctgtcgatggaaatcgtttcggttttcaaaggatggacgacaaggttaaggacggactagttctaagtttCGTTTAGTGTTGAAgatacacttagagtagtttagcaCTTTGtgtttcctttggccgtactattaagggggtatggactagtagcttgacctatgtaagtctagtgggttaggtgtggtacacacttgtcaaacctagcactaggtagctcaagaatagccctaagatcaattggagtaaactttattcaaatatgatttcgagttggaagtgaatggagggtcagatgattgaccgaacgctggtctgattgtgaccggacgctggagggtgagtccggtcagttcatttgatcaactgaagtCGTCTGGTATTGACCGGACGGTGAGTGGAGGTGCACCACCcttgcgtccggtcaactctagagagaTTCCAAAGAGACTTTTTTCtgaacggacgcgtccggtatgcgctgatcggacgctgatcagaATCCGGTACCTGATCGGACGTTGAATAGTGAAGTGATCAGATTATgggtgctagcgtccggtcaatatcagtaaggtttcagagagcgtttttcttgaccagacgcgtccgatcagtgctgagcGGACGCTGGTTATAGTCCGATCAGAGCTTAACGGCTCTTTTTGATACAGTGACGGGTAtaactgatcggagcatctggtcaccctaaCTGGAGCATCCGGTTATCCCGTAGAATGCTGACTCAGCCttcaaacgttatgttttgaatgagggggtataaatacttactccactcgtccatgggaggtctcttgcccatttattcagctgagaaacacctttggagtgcaagggagagcaagagcctagtgaggtgattgagatttgagaatccaagattaaggaccttattagtgcatagagagtagcaagtgtgcatccacccttctcattaggcttggctTGGTCAAGTGaaagtttatgcttgttactcttggtgatcgccatcacctagacggctcggtggagattgggagcttagAGATCATCCGGCGAAGCTTGTGTATGACCTaagtcaagttgtgagcggttgtgggagaTTTACCACGacgaagtgtcaaagaatcagcccatagagagcacttgatccttgcgcggatcaaggggggctACACCTTTgcgcgggtgctctaacgaggactagtggggagtggcgactctccgataccttgagaaaacatcgccgcgttcctttccctctctttactttgagcatttacatttgagcaatttattttatgtctttacattcctagaattgtcatgctagagtaggattggaacctagggtgtaaaACATTTATGCGGGAGAATAAtagaacacattctaggcacaaggagtgaagtgggctaagtgtagggcttaattattgcaaaaaatttagaattagcccaattcacccccctcttgggtatcttgatcctttcaattggtatcagagcctcgtgctcactaaattaggcttaactgtggcagaaccgcctgaagtAACGCACTTACAGAGATGCTTGTCTACCCCTAGACAttaagcaccccgagagcgagctacatcgggcggatttcgtcgagcacaccctaagggagagcctgaataatccacatttttcctgcatgatccaataataagaacgagtttacattacttagtctattttatacatccagagttcttagaaatatattattatagtaccaaatttagagtgcggaaatttaacagtggaatgaaaagaaacatctatcgataatatataaggatccgtctatgcccaccaaaagaatccttcacacaatgacaACTCCTCAGGTAGTacttgcaacaggggtaaataaaccctgagtacataatgtactcgcaagacttatccgactagtgggaataattttccgacttcaaggaatatgataagctttatggtttcctAGGTTCCCTTTTtgtggaaagcaatactaatagtgaatccttattcaTGTTATTATTAGCGGCCACGATTACTTCATTATCTagctattctatgtaagcacctgttctactttcaagcaagagttgagcaaatagtttcatttcatcacctttcatttttcagttcttactacgatgctagactgtagacaagccataccagaatgtcagcgattcgcgaatcaatgagcttagctgggtaccccaaaacacacaccgcttgtaccctaggcacaagcaggaccaacccaccactctcctgtcatgggatctaggtccccatccaaacttggactccaagcccccgctcctgagtcccggactcagtgcagtgcttagacctccactatccccgcctctaatcagtcgatcCAAAaaaagccagaacccacgacaagagagcaacaagtcttccctgcgcccatacccaagtatgtgctcaggataataaggctgtgacttgcctagaatccaatgcaacgacctgtccttaaccgacatagacagggaaaaagtgtaaccaagctatgtcctgttggctgcaggacacaacctcttacacccaccaatacccaaaccatatccctgcccggtctctattttcctttccaccattttatcatgagtgatcataataatcacatattgtgagtaacgacaggttactcacgctatcaaaatcctgagcatagcagctactcgacctataatagtaggactcataggtaagttcatctatgtatgtagtttccataaaatgcctgtaacaaaAATGCTCATTATATATATTAAGTGATTattcaaaaataagggttatgcaccgaggcttgccttgggcaggtggggtgtcaacaaagtcaacaactgatggctctggggctccctcctatacgagaatctcctcctcatactcctcaataatcTTCTCATAGTCCTGTTCGTccgtaggcacgaactctaccaactcgttatctacacacatgaaatgatgatgcaacacttaataatacggcaacaactcttaaaataaaatacatctatcaagctactaaactagctctaccgactaagacgctacgttacctatcattcccactaaacaggtatgaaacatttcatgtattaacttagcaactaaaggaatccctattcttaatatcgatttactctatatatgataaaacaagaagtacaagctactctatttatcaacctactctagggctacgaaaattacagtaagcacataataatttaatgaacctactgtaaaaaaatTTATGGCCAAATCTaccaccaatttgccacaaaaattcctataaatattgagctaaataatactaagctttcctaaatgaattaatgaatctatcattatcatagataactgtaaactaactacaccaacagatagatagcatttttgtgaacttaataaattttgtttcactatttttagacacctacagaatttactataattttataatgatcagctcaaaactaaattgaataaacatttactaatttcctagaaaaataaaaaaccaaAATCCATCCGCACGGCCCATCGCGCGAACGGCTCGGCCCACTCCCGCGCAGCGCGCGCATGCACACGCGACCCACCAGCGCGGCCCACGCAGCGTGGCCCAACTACGCATCGGTGGCCCACGACGGGAAGGCCCGCACGCTCTGACACATTTGCTCAAAAGTCCCCGCAGTACTACCGAATCAATCCGTAGTCCACAACACTGTTCCTACAGTCAGCGTTTAAGCAAACTAACCCTCGGAACATCCTATCTTTTCCATGGCTAGGTCTCCAGGCACCTACACGCGCACCGGCGTGGTGGCGCTGGCATAGGGCAGTGACGCCGGCCATCCCCACCCCTCCCCGCCCCTGTTAGCGAGCCGATGATCACCTAGACGCAAACATGAAGCAGTGGGCAACGAAGCGACGAGTGGAGACGTGGTCCAAAGCTCCCTCCATGGCGGCGGACCTCCTACAAAGGCGGCGGCCATGTTCCCATGAGCCAAGGCACAAACGACGTGAACTAACCAAAGAGTGGGCATCAGTAACTCACCTAGAACCTTCCTGACTTGGTGGCTTGATCGGGGACGGACCGGGTGAGTCCGGCCACGCAGGCACGGCAAGGTCCATGATGGATGACGGTGGCGCAACCGCGTCAGCGACACTAGGCAGGCGGTAGCAGTGCGAATGGGGTACGCACGGGGTGAAGGACTATAAGACAAAGCTGGGGGTGAAACCATTTAGGCTCGGGAGGACTAGACGGGTAGTGCCCACGGCAACGACGTCTAAGCCTTTAATGGCGCGACGGCGGACGTCGGCTGCAAATTGAAGCTCGCCAAGGCACGATGACATGGTGCGGGGTCGGTCGGCCAGCAGACTTGAAGACAGAGTCAGAAGCGTGCTGAATTGAATGGACATGACCTATCCATGCCGAATTGGTGGCGCAGCCAAGCCGGACCGGCAGTAGAGGAGGGTGGGGAAAATAAAGGAATGGGGTCTGACTGCTTGCCCGAGCCTTGGCGGGACATGACAACCGCACCCGAGCAATCATTGCGAGCAAGCGTAGCCACATGCCCATGTGCGGGCGATGGCAGTGTAGCAGCATGGTCGTGGCGCCATTAATGGCGAACGAGAAGCGCACAGTGACCTCGTCACGGCCACGTGCGCTAAATCGAGATGGCAGCGACGCAGAGCATAGGCAGATGCGACGGTGATAGTGTGGCACAACAGTGATAGGATAGCGGTGGCTCAGCAGCATAGGCGGACGCGACGCAATGCTGCAGCATGGCGTTGGCCTGGCGATACAGGCGGCTAGGCGACAGCGGACCAACCAGACATCGGGTCTGCCGAGCGTGGTCGTGTACGTGCTTTGCTCATGCAACACGGCCTGGCATAGCAGCAGCGATCTGGAGCCTGCGCGACGGTGCCAGGCGAAGCAGAGCCAACACGGAGGGATGTGGGTAGCCACAAGTGTGCTAGCAGCTACGTCAGCGACAGCGCACAACGCAGCAGTGGGGAGGAGCAGCTACATGCCCAGATAGCCGACCACCGGGACCAGCAGGGTGCGGCCAGACACGCGCATGCGCATGGTCGACGCGCCACCGACGGCACAGGAGCATGGTGATCGCGTCAACGCTAGGAACTCGGCCCAAAACATGCCATGCACTatttttaaagcgtcccaaaaacCCAATTCGATGCTTCAATTGCTGAACCACATATTCTATACTCGAGAGGGCATGTTAGGCTATCAAAACCAGCCATGAAACCATACCACTAATTAATCcaattctcctataaaaattgtCGAACTTGACTTGTCAAACCACTTTTCAAACTTACGAAAGtgactaagtcttgatcgggttcgcatcaaattcgatttccaagctattaagtatgctagctagtgaattcctttctcGTCCACAGGTATTTCATCGCCATCTACAAAATTCATACTTCTAACTCTACTAAAATTCCGTATATACATCCTATAGTGCTTTCGCTTAATAATAAttgatttaaaaccctaagtgctataaCTTGACTGAAATGTAGCTTTCATTTCGAGTTTCTAATGATCGTTTCAGgttacagaaattgatttacacactatatcACATCCATTAgcacataaccatgatgctcatgacatgttttagcaaaagatttacagtgtaacaccgagggtgttacattaaccgcctagagaaagatgtcccacggggatggaccacctcctatctttgagggagatgatttttcttattggaaaattcatatGGAGGCTTAtctagaagctttagatgttggagttcttagagccacctcataaggcttcccaaaacctaaggatcccacaaaccttcaaggcgatgaagttaactacgagaagtggaatgcaaaggctagaaacaccctctttagaggcctttacaaagatgtTTTTAAtcgtgtgcggaaccacaaagacacccatacactatggttggacatttgtgcactccatgagggaaccaagagtgagcgtgatgaatgctaccaccttgtgatgaaaaagcttaatttatttgagatgcttcctagagaaaatgctaatgagatgtactcacgcttgaatgttcttatagaggaagttaatgggcttagactcacacaaatgcaaccctccgatattgtaagaaagatcttgagtgtcctccctattgacaaatatgggcatattgtgacggtgcttcatcaaggtgatctgtccaccgctacaccaactcaaatatcggggaagatcaatgcacatgagatgtacatgcacatcacaccacaagatggctcttcttccaccaagaagaaagatttggcattcaaggctagccaagagaagagggcaaagcaagagttgatcatgatagctcaagtgatgatgaaattaatgatgcaagtcttgctcttatggtgagaagaaccaccaagatgcttaagaagctcaacaagaatggtgtcaagtttgatggcaagaagaagaaattcttcactagcaatagaaggaagtccatctccaaaatggattgctataattgtggagaacttggtcatctagctcatcaatgccccaaacccaagaaagccaagtacaagaagaagtacaagggcaagaaagatgactcaagtgatgaagatgataatgagaagaagaaaaacaagccatacaatggcaagaagaaggaatatcACAAGAATAAAAAGAATGGCAaagcatacattgttggtgattggctcacggatattgaatcatcaagtggctcatccgatgatgaaagtgagaatgagaacgagaaggtggccgctcttgtgattgattctccACTATCTTCACTGACATCGCcgccgtcatcctctacacacctatgccttatggccaagggtgaacgaaaggtacaaaatgatgatgatagtagtggtgatgataatgctagcaatgatgaagtggtagtgatagtgatgaagaatttgaatcacgtTCTTAttatgatcttgtcaagttgctaaaccaatacactaaaatcattagaaagacaagagctaaaactgaaaagctagaacttgagaaggactcactcttagcaaaatatgacatagccaaaaaagctagtgttgagcttagagaagaaaataaaattatgtcatccaaactcctggagctcaaatcctctaaaaaggagcttaaagaaaaatatgataaacttgaggggatacataatgagctcaccactagctacaatttgctaaaagaagagtacaccaatctcaagattaatcatgataatcttgttctttctcatgagttattatccaatgagccacatgatgctactaacaatgttgttaagattgatatagctacatcatgtgatgacttgattgttgagagcattgagcaaggttctagtagcaaaggcaagaaagtggttgagtctgacaactatgatgagtatgtcaagctcaagaatgagaatgaaaagctcaagaaagatcttgaaaagctatcaaccaccaacacaattgtgatagagaatcttgacaatgattgtgatatagctcttgagaatgagaagcttaaagaagagagAGACTCAAGAtgaagaaaaatcatgatgaacttagagaagaaaataagaagctcaagttgaagaaacaatatctcaagaccggtttgagtaagttcacaagaggccaatatctccaaagtgagctactcatgaataccgtgatgaagatggatagaagtggtattgggtacttggcaaatcaagagaagaaagctcaagctcaacatcaacaacaacacaagtccaagcctaagccaaagatatgttttgagtgtggacaagaaggtcattttgcccatgagtgtcaaactccaccaccacaacccttgcccaagcatgctagactatttgccttcaatgctaattacatgcttagaaaggattctactggaaaaatgaaagtcatgttcttaggtccacccaataagaataggcctaagcaaatttgggttgcaaagtcactagttgaaaAAGTCAAGGCcccccatcaagtttgggtccctaaacaacaagcgtgatctcttgtgtgtaggtgaactacaagaccgatggaagtcattgggttattgatagtggttgcactcaacatatgactggtgatccttgtatgttcacctcactagatgaagaagtatatggtcaagaaaggattacattcgatgataattcaaagggcaaagttgcaatatcaaatgaccattcaattt
The nucleotide sequence above comes from Miscanthus floridulus cultivar M001 chromosome 18, ASM1932011v1, whole genome shotgun sequence. Encoded proteins:
- the LOC136522079 gene encoding uncharacterized protein yields the protein MDSFVALTFLFGFNALLCCLQLLGSGADTMTTALAASQSGGLAPRLAAAALVPAVLATLVLTPLLLYAHVWALGRGGGGGGGRLVTALAKATVLAATVALACALLLLGADGAVVQLGADGHLDRGRGDVARLNIK